One Pseudomonas sp. MH9.2 DNA segment encodes these proteins:
- a CDS encoding LysR substrate-binding domain-containing protein: MLIDEELTLKKLEIFLAFMRTGNLARAAVELQTSNVSVHRAIHSLESALRCPLFKHEGRNLTPLESAYVLEERAQKLIQDVVATVELTRQAAGFSAARFKLGSLYSLTIKTVPQLIMGLKLRRSELNIDLIMGSNIDLFYKLKNMEVDAILVSLNESVNDLDCEHLPLFSDDIFLAAPAESPFSQQSEVDLSDLREATFITLAQGFATHQDGVRVFQQAGFEPKVAMQVNDIFTLLSMVSSGVGYALLPGRVAAVYENRVRLIPLQARYRMQQHIGVVFLKSKERDPNLLAFVAECRMYANRHSQPET, from the coding sequence ATGCTGATCGACGAAGAACTGACCCTCAAGAAGCTGGAGATCTTCCTGGCTTTTATGCGCACCGGCAATCTGGCGCGGGCGGCAGTGGAGCTGCAGACCAGCAATGTCAGTGTGCATCGGGCTATCCATTCACTGGAGAGCGCCCTGCGCTGCCCACTGTTCAAGCACGAAGGTCGCAACCTGACACCGCTCGAAAGCGCTTACGTGCTGGAAGAGCGCGCGCAGAAATTGATTCAGGACGTGGTCGCCACGGTGGAGTTGACCCGTCAGGCCGCCGGCTTTTCAGCCGCACGGTTCAAGTTGGGCTCGCTGTACTCGTTGACCATCAAGACAGTGCCGCAGCTGATCATGGGCCTGAAACTGCGTCGCAGTGAGCTGAACATCGATTTGATCATGGGCTCCAACATCGACCTGTTCTACAAACTGAAGAACATGGAAGTGGACGCGATTCTGGTATCGCTCAATGAAAGCGTCAACGATCTGGACTGCGAACACCTGCCGCTGTTTTCCGATGATATTTTCCTCGCCGCGCCCGCAGAGTCACCGTTTTCACAGCAAAGCGAAGTGGATTTGAGCGATCTGCGCGAAGCGACATTCATTACCCTGGCACAGGGTTTCGCGACGCATCAGGACGGGGTTCGAGTGTTCCAGCAGGCGGGCTTCGAGCCAAAGGTGGCGATGCAGGTCAACGACATTTTCACCCTGCTGAGCATGGTCAGCTCCGGGGTCGGTTATGCGTTGCTGCCAGGACGAGTGGCCGCCGTTTATGAGAATAGGGTGCGCTTGATTCCGTTGCAGGCACGCTATCGGATGCAGCAGCATATTGGTGTCGTGTTCCTCAAATCGAAGGAACGCGACCCAAACCTGCTGGCGTTTGTGGCCGAATGCCGGATGTACGCCAACCGGCATTCGCAGCCTGAGACTTGA
- the madM gene encoding malonate transporter subunit MadM gives MWALMEKGLANNGLVTAFAFIGVVMWISVVISRRLTFGRIHGSAIAIVIGLVLAWVGGTMTGGQKGLADLTLFSGIGLMGGAMLRDFAIVATAFEVQASEARKAGLIGVVALLLGTTLPFIVGASIAWMFGYRDAVSMTTIGAGAVTYIVGPVTGAAIGASSDVVALSIATGLIKAIFVMVGTPMAARWMGLDNPRSAMVFGGLAGTVSGVTAGLAATDRRLVPYGALTATFHTGLGCLLGPSVLYFIVRGIMGA, from the coding sequence ATGTGGGCGCTCATGGAAAAAGGTTTGGCAAATAACGGCCTGGTCACTGCGTTCGCCTTTATCGGCGTGGTGATGTGGATTTCGGTGGTGATCTCAAGAAGACTGACGTTCGGGCGCATTCACGGCTCGGCCATTGCCATCGTTATCGGGCTGGTACTGGCGTGGGTCGGCGGTACCATGACGGGCGGACAAAAAGGCTTGGCGGACCTCACGCTGTTTTCGGGCATCGGCTTGATGGGCGGTGCCATGTTGCGTGACTTCGCCATTGTCGCTACAGCGTTCGAAGTGCAAGCCAGTGAGGCGCGCAAGGCCGGATTGATAGGGGTCGTTGCCTTGCTATTGGGCACCACACTGCCGTTCATTGTTGGCGCGAGCATCGCCTGGATGTTCGGTTATCGTGATGCGGTCAGCATGACCACCATCGGCGCAGGTGCGGTGACTTACATCGTCGGGCCGGTAACCGGCGCAGCGATTGGCGCGAGTTCGGATGTGGTGGCGCTGTCCATCGCGACAGGCTTGATCAAAGCGATTTTTGTGATGGTCGGCACACCGATGGCTGCACGCTGGATGGGCCTGGATAACCCGCGCTCGGCGATGGTGTTCGGTGGCTTGGCCGGCACGGTCAGCGGCGTGACCGCAGGCCTGGCGGCGACGGACCGTCGGCTGGTGCCTTACGGCGCCCTGACCGCGACCTTCCACACCGGGTTGGGCTGCCTGTTGGGGCCGTCGGTGTTGTACTTCATCGTGCGCGGGATTATGGGGGCGTAA
- the madL gene encoding malonate transporter subunit MadL, whose product MIIYGVALLAICTLAGVILGDMLGMLLGVKSNVGGVGIAMILLICARLWMHNRGGMTKECDLGVGFWGAMYIPVVVAMAAQQNVVAALHGGPVAVLAAIGSVVVCACAIALISRTHKGEPLPDEEPTLIPGVTSVGGR is encoded by the coding sequence ATGATTATTTACGGTGTGGCCTTACTGGCTATCTGCACCCTGGCAGGCGTCATTCTTGGCGATATGCTCGGCATGCTGCTGGGCGTTAAATCCAATGTGGGCGGGGTTGGCATTGCCATGATCCTGTTGATCTGCGCCCGTCTGTGGATGCACAACCGCGGCGGTATGACCAAGGAATGCGACTTGGGCGTGGGTTTCTGGGGTGCCATGTACATTCCTGTCGTGGTCGCCATGGCCGCGCAACAGAACGTGGTCGCAGCCTTGCACGGTGGACCGGTTGCGGTATTGGCGGCCATTGGCTCGGTGGTGGTTTGTGCTTGTGCCATTGCGCTGATCAGTCGAACTCATAAGGGCGAACCTTTGCCGGACGAAGAGCCGACGCTTATTCCCGGTGTGACGTCGGTAGGGGGGCGTTGA